The Nicotiana tomentosiformis chromosome 2, ASM39032v3, whole genome shotgun sequence genome includes the window gccggatttgaaagcatgtctacactTAGCtggaattattaaaaatgaactataactgtgtagttcgtcactattttcagttccttatttattatagttacttactgagttggatgtactcacgttactccctgcacctcgtgtgcagatccaggtattttcggacacggtGGACGTTGATCTCATGCGTGGTTGAGTATTGGAGTCTTACGAAGTAGCTTTCGACATTCGCAGTCCTTGTCCctcctttcttgttatcttttCTTTACTGTATTGGCATTTTGGCACAGACTGTTGTAGACTTTGTTTctagactggttgtttagatgcccatgacttagtgacacccctatttcgggctattttttcgcacttatgctttgggtttaccccatttttatgaaaaacttcagttattttaaatgtcttaattcatttctgttaaatgttgaaagtattttggaaatgtcggcttgcctagtatcacgataggcaccatcacgacggattagattttgggtcatgacaaaagtcgcgtacacgaggtgacgagtgtgtactcgGACTAAATGTAGAAAtttagtttcttttattctgtgcattatttgaaggtgaaaatttctttaatttaaatattattaatatgaagtatttgatattttaaatttggtactAAGGCAAtgtattaaaaaaaattgaaatatttttttttcttgctgagttatttattcctgaatattttgtgagattttgtactcattgtgattgagctatGTGCTCCCTGTTGTGGGaaatattgttgatgttgtttattttggcaaattgaaatatttgggcacttgagatgcaaattgtgatatattgtgatattgatacgcatgcaaattgtgatatattgtgattttGTACTCTATCGGAGTTacgcttgacacttactgggtaccgctgtggtgtactcatactacgcttctgcacatctttttgtgcagatccaggtacatcctaccagtccaGGCATCCGTGAGCTACctatgtacggagacttcgagatatttctgccagcgtccgcagacttcggagtccccttctacccttattatgttgcttccttattttctttagactctgacaTATATAAAgatattgaggataaattcttagaagtttgtgacttatttctaccgaattttgggagttgtaattatctGAATTGCAgacttatttatttcatatttctattgttattccgcattgataggcttacctagtcttagagactaggtgtcatcacgacatcctactgagagaatttggggtcgtgatagagATGAGTGTAGAATAATACTGTTTCCACTATTTTTAGAAGTACATAGTATGTGTACTTATATAGGGACAGCTAGGGTTACAGTAATTACTAAAATTACTGTGCTTTGTCTTAGTGGACCCTAAGAGCACCCCTTATGGGAGGACTCTATTTCCTACATCTCTTACTCAAACATAATGGGAGTGCTCATCTAGTCTAAGAACTAGGGCCCACATTAATCTAATGTGTTTAGATTAACGTGTTCCTTCATTGGTATCAGAGTCATAGGCTGGTTTTCTAGTCCGGATGCACGTATAGAATAGTTTTAAATTTAGGTTAAaacttaaaattataaaaatataaaaaataatttttaaaatggtGGGCCGGCCCGTGGGGGCCCATAACCTATGTAGGGCTAGGTCGGGGTGACTATTTTAGGGCCCATCGAAATAGTTAGTCAGCCCAACCCGTCAAATGCCAAAGTTTGCATGGGCTAAGATAGGCCGGGATGGGCCAACCCGTATTGACAGCTCTAGATAAACCCTCAATCATACTAGCACGTTGCTGTATAATTTGCAGGTTGTTATCTATGGGTTGTACTAAAACGTTTCAAATTATTGACTATCTTGAAATTCTCCCTTACAAAATCAGTgttatgattttatttttttgataactGAGAAATTCTCCAACATTAATGGTGTAAAATTTAAAATTCGATAGATAATAGATCGGCCTTTCTACACTTCTATACTAAAACATCATGTATTTGTTTGCGGCAGACTTTGAACAGTGATATGTGCCCATATCAGGAAAATTCATTGAATATCTTGTAATTTTCACTTAAACATTTTTTTTTCTTAGTGTTTTGCTCCTCCGACTATATCATGTTTATGCTATTATTGATCACCTTATTTATGGTAAACTAGTTTCTCGGCACATGCATTGCACGAGAATATCGACTTATGTAGAACACAATTTGTAAAATAAAATACGTTAATTAAAACAAGGCCTCTATATATCATTTTTGTATCATCACTTAAGCCATTTGAAAAGGGTCAAAAACTTTTAGTAGCATTATAACTGAATTTTCATATAAAACTAACATATTCAAGGCATCATAAATAAAACTAATATCTTGTTAGTATATGTAGACACTTAAGTAGATACAAATCATATAGTGAGAAATGAAGAAATTGAATAAGAGAATCGTATAAGACATAATGGATTTGACAATGTGAAAGACTACCTAGTGTCAAAGTATAAGTAGTTGCTATTATTTTCTGCAGAGTcaaaattaatataataattgcCTTTACCAGAAAACTTAAATATCAACATCTTGTTTagtagataaacatatttattttgctaagcatttaCATTACAACCTAACAAATATTTTGCAACATCAAAAAGTATAACACACATACGTCATTCTCCATCACAAATTATAAACAACttaatcttttactctttttttCATAAATTAGGAAAAGGCATTTTCAGTGCATCTCAGCTCCTTTCGTAATCAACATTTTCTACGTTACACTTGCCACaagttgtattattattcataaaATCCACTTTGATCTTGTAGCATTTTTTGTAAGAAGAATATGGCTCATctttattactccctccgtttcaaattagaagATGTACTTTTcgttttagtctgttccaaaataaataactcatttctaaatttggaaataactcaatcttaaactcttcattttacccattttacccttaatgagaatcttttataaccacacaaatgtcatgaccccacaaagcttttgccccttaaacttttaagaccacaCGATTCAAAagttttcttcctttttcttaaactccgtgccgagtcaaactaccccATCTAAATTGAGTATAATCTATGCATTGAACCTATAATATGAGTTTCATTCATGCTGCCAAATTATATATCGACAAATTAATTTCATTTGGTAGAAGAAATAactactactccctccgtttcaatttatgcgaacatattttctttttagtccgtacaaaaaagaatgacatctttccttatttggaaacaatttgcATTTATGCattgatttatagccacacaaaatacatgtgcctcattttacaccacaagttcaaaagtcttctctcttttcttaaactccgtgcctagtcaaatgagttcatataaattgaaaggGAGGGAGTATAATAACCTTAATTATTCTCAATCATAAAATGCATGCAAGACACTTTATATTTATGAGATTATGAACATCTATTCTTAATATTGGACTTCATAAATGATAAAGGACAAATAATTAAAGAATAAATAAAGTAAAGAAAGTAAAACTCAATTTTATTGTCACTTCCTTCTCAGCTGGTAAAGTTGCCGTCATATAATCAGGATGCCATAAGTTCGAACCGTAAAAATAAGCTCTTGCAGAAGTGCAGGGTAAAGTTGCGTAAAATAGAGCCTTGTAGCCCGGCCCTTCCCCAGATCTCGCGCATagcaggagcttagtgcaccaggcTGCTATTTATTTGTCTCAATTAATTCTTTGATGTTGTATTTTGGAAGTGATTTTATAGTCTGCCTCACACAACTAACATTAGTTGTGTAGGGTTTCTTTTTATCTCACATATTTGTTATCCTATATCTTATATATTTGGGTCCACAAAATTGTGACACAAAAAAGAAATCTCACATAACTAGTATCGGTTATGTGAGacacaaaataaatattttcttattttcgtCATTCGTGGTAAAGACTTTAATGATTTGAACTTTCTGAAATTGTTAATTTTATATTGGCTTTTCTTCTTTTACGAAATCCCATATGATCAACATTGGGCAGTTAACTTTTACCATCTTCTTGCTTTCAGCGGAGAGATCAATCCTTTGAATTTAGGACCCGTTGGCCATAGTGTTggtcaaaataaatttggattttatttAACAATCACGCTTTAGATTTGTttatattttggcaaaattttaaattctaaatTCCAAAATcagctcaatagctggttttgggccaaaatatcactattatatttttttaaaattatttcaaacttttatattttataaaagagcccaccatttattattttataatagtGTTGTTTCGTGTTCTCGGTCAtgtgatagtgtatcatgtagttcattataaaaataataattttgtatcaaatttatttatgttcgagactatggtttgcgataatataatgaatgttattgataatggaactgttgggtatttgtgataatttttagaacttgtgggtataagtcatgtttcatattttttcaaaataaatttgggaaatatattttgaaaactaATGTTCAAACACATttttatcttcaaaccaaacttcatccaaatcaaatttttcaaaacaaattcgAGAATCTATGACCAAACGCTAGATTAGTCTTGCTCGAAACCCTAAAGTAAATCATCAACAACTTGACCATAATATTTTCAATCCCGTTTTGGCTATTGAACTGTCTTGCTTTAATTGATTGTGTCGagataataatatttttcacTATTTATTTATGCAACCCAATAAAAAGAATTGGCAAAAAGATTTTTTTGAAGAATGATGAATTGGCTGAGTGTTTAAAAGAATGGCTTTTACTTCCTAAAGCCAACTGTTAAGTTATAAATGAAAGACTAAGCAGCAGACACAACCTTTCTGAAAAGGCACCAACTCATTGGTTTtcttataattttatttaaatattataattgAATAATACTTAATTATATACaataatttaaataattagaaGGTTCTATATGTAATTCAACTTTCTAATTTAGAGGTTCCCttttttataataataattaatctTAGGGTACGCGTTTTGCACGTGTACCCGGCTCAATGGATAATttgttttataaaaaaaatacataaatagtatattaaaattatatttgaattatagaataaaattttaaactaatgaaattgatcaacccgatccaatattatatatatatatatatatatatatatatatatatatatatatatatatatatatatatatatatattatttaactCTACGCAATACATTCTTAACGTGTTTCATAAAATCACCATGCAATAAACTaacatttttatttattaattaaaaatatcAAAGAATCTAAGAAACGTCATAAAATCTAGGAGAGTAAAAGTGGTGAATTCAAAGTTGAACTCAGAGTTCAAGATATTAGcacattcaaaatttaaaaattaattgtAATACTAAATATTTGAAATATTGTATTGGGGAAAATATGTTATGGCACGTGGCCGTCCGAgaaagggacacgtggaacctaagACGGGGATGACTGACTGAAGACAATTATTTCGTTTGTCACCCAAAAAAATAATGTTCATAAAGATATAATAAATGCTCTTCTCCCGGTAGCATTAAATAGGGCATATTCATGGCATTAACAACATTTACCCGTTACAagaaatttgacatttatgttcatcgttacatcttcatcaatactcctcataattgacattaaagaagggcacgaccctaggaccttcttcatagctataaatagtgagctcatgTGTCATTGTAATGGGGACGACTATTATGGCAAATTtatactatattttatacaaaaCTCAATCCAATCTTAGCTTctgatttctcattttttttgtttctgTGCCCGGAAATCTTGTTCATGGAATTATTGCTTCTGCTGTTTCGTCCATATATTAAGGCTAAATGTTGCATAattcttcaattatttatttatttcaggatcaaattaattcacttatctagaaaccacatataaatttaactgtaccgttttacgggtgaacagtttggcgcccaccgtggggcctacatagccgtgtaattaaattgatccttatcttttttactaacgtgtttgatcgtttttgtcttagaaaaagtcataaaaaatggcagataacactgttaacgacaTGCACAACCCCGAGATTCGAAGGGATCAGCCTCATTCTGAGGACTAAATCAGCGACACCCATAACTACGGGAATGGCGCTACACCAGTGCATGACAGACAGTATCCTCGACATGTTTGGGGGACCACTCCCGATGACGCTGATGAGAAGCATGCCGTCGAGGCggtaagggtcttgcaagagcaacaagCGATCATTCTAAGCCACCTCACGCGACATAATAAAGTTATGATGGAGTTGAAGCAAGCACTATCgggagcttcaaataatgcaaacagaagAGATCTGATACCTCCCGGGATTCCCACGAATCAAACAACAAGGAGGACCGATAACAACACTTCCAGGGGTAAAATTGGCTCTGATGGGACAGGAGGGAACGAGTCCGgtctcaacaacgagaatgattctttcaagaatgaacttttatggttcatgagggaagtaaacACCCGCATGGACCAGATCCCTGGCGCGCCACCAGTGCTGAAAGGCccagactcaaagaagtatactcaattgccgtacaagccaagtgcggcaccagagTTGATCCTGAAtcggttcaaaatgcctgaaatgccaaagtatgatggaTCTTCAGACccccaggagcatattaccacctacacaacagcAATAtagggaaatgatttagctcctcacgaaattaaATCAAtgctactgaagaaatttggggaaacccTCACGAGGGgggccttgacgtggtattcgctgttacccgagcattccatagattcctttgaaattcttgaggattctttcatcaaggctcatgttGGGGCAAGGAAAGTACATGCCCGAAaagccgacatattcaggatagcacaaggagagtccgagttgctacgagagttcgttacccgattccagaaggagagaatgttgctcccggctgtcccggatgaatgggtgGATGAGGcgttcaccaaaggattgaaccTAAGAAGTTTAGACGCTTCCCGAAAATTGAAAGAGAGCCTAATCGAGTTTCATGCAATGACCTGGGCGGACATCCACAACCGGTACGAATGTAAattaaggatcgaagatgatcatgTTGGTTTTCCATCGTCGACCAAAGGACGagaaaagaataaggaaaaatcaaaggataATTATGACGCAGACAAACGAACTTCCAGGGGCCGGTTTTTTCCTTACAAATGAATCGAAGGCCGCAACAGAGGTTTTCGGACAGCGGATAGGTTCACGATCAACAGGAGGACTGATCACGGTTGGAATAATCGATCACTGCAAGATAAAGAAGTGACGGGGTCACGGGATCCTTCGTACCCCCAAATTATCAGAATATAgcttcaacgtcagtatagtaGAATTACTATCTaccatgagaaacatcaaagaagcgcGGTT containing:
- the LOC138904275 gene encoding uncharacterized protein; this encodes MLLKKFGETLTRGALTWYSLLPEHSIDSFEILEDSFIKAHVGARKVHARKADIFRIAQGESELLREFVTRFQKERMLLPAVPDEWVDEAFTKGLNLRSLDASRKLKESLIEFHAMTWADIHNRYECKLRIEDDHVGFPSSTKGREKNKEKSKDNYDADKRTSRGRFFPYK